A window of Mucilaginibacter paludis DSM 18603 contains these coding sequences:
- a CDS encoding RagB/SusD family nutrient uptake outer membrane protein, whose product MKNILRTGIRFVILITALSSCKPNLDLVNPQELSTDTYYKTADQLEGAIIPAYQALIGRVQGGYARSFYYELLAPGDDYNHTFKWEPMYQDTYNTPASDGMAASSWKDMWNGVFSANLAIDRISNFTGSIDATRKNRMLGEAYFLRGLFYMHLEELYGETVPLIVKPVTSDKDYYPTNAQKGQVYAQIISDFQKASDLLPVRSQLYTTAAYIGRATKGAAQAYLAKAYLYRPILELGQPANFTGAEAALKSVIDSKEYDLVPYFKDNFSDKTENNAESIFEIQMHNGPGWLGDDMSDSWRWQEIGMFDGTGGAWWNLAPNKKTYDEFEPGDPRKYMTLWCDNGAKYTQVDGTVTDYNYWMSKLATNKNLYGTRKYCPDVQLADFDDGINDRLIRYADVYLMYAECLNEKGDVTGAKTYINKVRARANNVVPTEQPQLWYQHSPGTIPDVDALLAQDITINGIRLNTIKNIIAHERYVEFAGEYVRYFDLLRWGMADAKWLDPLKSIGWTTRAMYYPFPQSELDNNKNLKGNAMNN is encoded by the coding sequence ATGAAAAATATATTACGCACCGGGATTCGCTTCGTGATCCTGATAACTGCACTCTCATCCTGCAAACCGAATTTAGACCTGGTTAATCCGCAGGAATTGTCAACAGACACTTATTACAAAACGGCCGACCAACTGGAAGGCGCTATCATACCAGCCTATCAAGCTTTAATTGGCCGTGTACAAGGCGGCTATGCCAGGTCGTTTTATTATGAATTACTGGCCCCGGGCGACGATTATAACCACACATTTAAATGGGAGCCTATGTACCAGGATACTTATAATACCCCAGCCAGTGATGGCATGGCCGCGTCCTCGTGGAAGGATATGTGGAATGGTGTTTTTTCAGCTAACCTGGCGATTGACAGGATCAGCAATTTCACAGGATCAATTGACGCTACCCGGAAAAACAGGATGCTGGGCGAAGCCTACTTCTTACGTGGACTGTTTTATATGCATCTGGAGGAATTGTATGGCGAAACGGTACCCTTGATTGTTAAACCCGTAACATCAGACAAAGATTATTATCCTACAAACGCGCAGAAAGGCCAGGTTTATGCGCAAATTATCAGTGATTTTCAAAAGGCATCCGACTTATTGCCAGTACGAAGTCAATTGTATACCACCGCGGCTTACATAGGCAGGGCTACAAAGGGTGCTGCACAAGCTTATTTGGCCAAAGCATATCTTTACCGACCTATATTAGAACTCGGGCAGCCGGCTAATTTTACCGGAGCAGAGGCGGCTTTAAAGAGCGTTATCGACAGCAAGGAGTATGATTTAGTTCCTTACTTTAAGGATAACTTTTCTGATAAAACAGAAAATAATGCCGAATCGATATTTGAAATACAGATGCATAATGGACCAGGATGGCTGGGAGATGACATGTCGGACTCATGGCGCTGGCAGGAAATAGGCATGTTTGATGGTACCGGCGGTGCCTGGTGGAACCTTGCACCTAACAAAAAAACATACGACGAATTTGAACCTGGCGACCCGCGTAAATATATGACCCTTTGGTGCGATAACGGCGCAAAATATACTCAGGTAGATGGCACGGTAACAGATTATAACTATTGGATGAGCAAGCTTGCTACCAACAAAAATTTGTATGGTACGCGCAAATACTGCCCGGATGTTCAGCTGGCTGATTTTGATGACGGCATTAACGACCGTTTAATACGTTATGCTGATGTTTACCTGATGTATGCCGAATGTTTGAATGAAAAGGGAGATGTTACCGGCGCTAAAACCTATATCAATAAAGTGAGGGCCAGAGCCAACAACGTAGTTCCTACGGAGCAGCCTCAGCTTTGGTACCAGCACTCGCCTGGTACAATTCCGGATGTGGATGCTTTGTTGGCGCAAGACATAACCATTAATGGCATCCGTTTAAATACCATTAAAAACATTATTGCCCATGAGCGTTATGTAGAGTTTGCGGGCGAATACGTTCGTTACTTTGACCTGCTGCGTTGGGGTATGGCAGACGCCAAATGGCTGGATCCGCTGAAAAGTATCGGCTGGACTACCCGTGCCATGTATTATCCATTTCCTCAGAGCGAGCTGGATAATAATAAAAACCTGAAGGGCAACGCTATGAATAACTAA
- a CDS encoding SusC/RagA family TonB-linked outer membrane protein codes for MKSKTIKSNLNRRNIVLITLFVSLINLPTYAADIVAWRAKTEVGKLVAAIKITGIVTDEQNQPMPGVIVKVQGTEISAVTNANGKYTINVPQANSMLVFSFIGYATEQVPVGNRTQLDVRLKPSAKELNEIVVVGYGTQKKVDLTSSISTVDTKELTKVPGGFQAALQTTVPGVQITNGTIRIRGVGSINSTDPLYVVDGMIGGAIPDDNNIASIQVLKDAASAAIYGSRGANGVILITTKRGTEGGVKVDYYGYAGLKNLTHNIPLLNGQQLAELINEEMYNQNPARTDYLPALSNPPAIGKGYNMMDALLRTGKYQKHNLSLSGGTKDANFRLNGIYGTDAPVVIRDQSKNYGLQFISDLTKGKLKVGETMTLGYNSRDWSDKNVIDAQRWSATLPLYDPTSSTGFGGAGNGTDGASPLANAYLNQNNNDNLFANGNIWGSYEFIPGLRYKLNVGIDLNRSRTQGYISDYSVGQYQNHSPDELNISSSENNRWLIEHTLSYDKAFGKHNISAVAGVTSEESRYKAVNAGARALPSSDVLILGLTTQADSKIVGSAIGQTAMYSMLGRVNYNYDSKYLLTVNFRRDGSANFSQSYRYGNFPSVSAGWRVSQEKFMKNMPFISDLKLRGSYGVLGNSDIAQYQYQKTVSFDHVWYYFNDTKVTGALPLTPSNPNVKWESQYSTDLGLDLGLLNNSLSLTVDYYNKKTEDMLVNVPISYTAGYIDNFPVLNSGSIRNRGVDVLLAYKNAIGKFNYAVSGNISFVQNKVLSLGNNNEILWGGISPSGANVSRTAVGHSIGEFWGFETDGLYKTQAQLDADKKFAPSAALGDVKFKDINHDGVLNDQDKGFIGSPIPNFSYGFTFNANYTAPFGILDLSMNWQGVQGNKIYNNSKYWGEGMYHYYNDFASTLDRYRAQDLTFTNPVSGVTTFYPKNTDTNIPRAVLGDPNQNLRASDRFIEDGSYLRLKVLTIGYTLPSSFSNKLNINHLRFYVGGKNVLTFTKYSGFDPEVGSGDSRYNLSRGIDAQAPWGLTFPNTREIFIGTQITF; via the coding sequence ATGAAATCTAAAACTATAAAAAGTAACTTAAACAGGCGAAACATTGTGCTCATTACACTTTTTGTTTCACTAATCAATTTACCAACTTACGCTGCTGATATAGTGGCCTGGCGGGCTAAAACCGAGGTCGGCAAGCTCGTTGCTGCTATAAAAATTACAGGGATTGTTACCGATGAACAAAATCAACCGATGCCGGGCGTTATCGTCAAAGTACAAGGTACCGAGATCTCTGCCGTTACTAACGCCAATGGCAAATACACCATTAATGTACCTCAGGCTAATTCTATGCTTGTATTTTCTTTCATTGGGTATGCTACCGAGCAAGTGCCTGTTGGCAACAGAACTCAACTTGATGTCAGGCTGAAGCCTTCCGCAAAAGAATTAAATGAAATAGTTGTGGTAGGCTATGGAACGCAAAAGAAAGTCGATCTGACTTCATCCATCTCAACAGTAGACACCAAAGAACTAACCAAAGTGCCTGGTGGTTTCCAGGCGGCGCTCCAAACTACTGTTCCGGGTGTACAAATAACCAATGGCACCATCAGGATCCGTGGGGTTGGCTCGATCAACAGTACCGATCCGCTTTATGTTGTTGATGGAATGATTGGCGGCGCCATCCCCGACGATAACAATATAGCCAGTATCCAGGTATTGAAAGATGCAGCTTCTGCTGCTATCTATGGGTCTCGTGGTGCTAATGGCGTTATTCTCATCACAACTAAAAGAGGTACAGAGGGGGGCGTAAAGGTAGATTATTACGGCTATGCGGGGCTTAAAAACTTAACACATAACATTCCTCTGCTTAACGGACAGCAACTGGCCGAGTTGATTAACGAGGAAATGTATAATCAAAACCCGGCCAGAACAGATTATTTACCTGCACTATCCAATCCACCGGCTATAGGTAAGGGATACAACATGATGGATGCATTACTTCGTACCGGAAAGTACCAGAAGCATAACCTTTCACTCAGCGGTGGTACAAAAGACGCCAACTTCCGGCTGAACGGGATTTATGGTACCGATGCCCCTGTGGTTATCCGCGATCAATCAAAAAATTACGGCTTACAGTTCATCTCTGATTTAACGAAAGGCAAACTAAAGGTTGGCGAAACGATGACGCTCGGCTATAATTCCAGGGACTGGAGTGATAAAAATGTGATTGACGCCCAGCGTTGGTCGGCTACGTTGCCGCTATATGACCCTACGAGCTCCACCGGCTTTGGTGGAGCCGGAAATGGAACGGATGGCGCAAGCCCTTTAGCCAACGCTTACCTGAACCAAAACAATAACGACAATCTCTTCGCGAACGGCAATATCTGGGGTTCTTATGAATTTATTCCCGGATTACGTTATAAGCTAAATGTTGGTATTGACCTTAACAGGTCGCGCACGCAAGGTTATATTTCCGATTATTCCGTTGGGCAATATCAAAACCATAGTCCGGATGAGTTAAATATATCCTCCAGCGAAAATAACAGGTGGTTAATTGAGCATACTTTAAGCTATGATAAAGCTTTCGGCAAGCATAATATCAGCGCTGTTGCCGGGGTAACCTCTGAAGAGTCGCGATATAAGGCTGTGAATGCAGGTGCCCGTGCGTTGCCCAGTTCGGATGTACTTATACTTGGCTTAACAACCCAGGCAGATTCAAAAATAGTGGGTTCGGCCATTGGTCAAACAGCGATGTATTCTATGCTTGGCCGTGTCAATTATAACTACGATAGCAAATACCTTTTAACCGTCAATTTCCGGCGAGACGGTTCGGCCAACTTCAGCCAATCCTATCGTTACGGTAACTTCCCATCGGTTTCTGCCGGATGGCGCGTTAGCCAGGAAAAGTTTATGAAAAATATGCCCTTTATAAGCGACCTAAAGCTAAGGGGAAGCTACGGTGTTTTAGGAAACTCTGACATTGCACAATATCAGTATCAAAAAACCGTAAGTTTCGACCATGTGTGGTATTATTTCAATGATACCAAGGTAACGGGCGCACTGCCCCTAACACCTTCTAATCCCAATGTAAAATGGGAAAGCCAATATTCCACCGATTTGGGTTTAGATTTAGGCTTGCTTAATAACTCTTTGTCGTTAACGGTTGATTATTATAACAAAAAAACAGAGGATATGCTGGTAAACGTGCCCATATCTTATACTGCTGGTTATATTGACAATTTTCCGGTTTTAAATTCTGGCAGCATCCGTAACCGCGGTGTTGATGTGCTACTGGCTTACAAGAACGCTATCGGAAAATTTAATTATGCAGTTTCCGGTAATATATCCTTTGTACAGAATAAAGTATTAAGCTTGGGTAATAATAACGAGATTTTATGGGGCGGCATTTCTCCCAGTGGCGCCAATGTATCCAGAACTGCCGTTGGCCATTCAATCGGCGAATTCTGGGGCTTTGAAACCGACGGCCTTTATAAAACGCAAGCACAGCTTGATGCCGACAAAAAGTTTGCTCCAAGTGCAGCCCTGGGGGATGTAAAATTCAAAGACATTAATCACGACGGTGTACTGAATGATCAGGATAAAGGTTTTATCGGGAGCCCGATACCTAACTTCAGCTATGGTTTTACCTTCAATGCTAATTACACAGCGCCGTTTGGTATACTCGATCTATCCATGAACTGGCAGGGCGTTCAAGGCAATAAAATTTACAATAACAGCAAATATTGGGGCGAAGGAATGTATCACTATTACAACGATTTTGCTTCTACTTTAGACAGATACCGCGCTCAAGACCTCACCTTTACCAACCCCGTATCCGGTGTAACAACTTTTTATCCTAAAAACACAGATACCAACATCCCGAGGGCTGTGTTAGGAGACCCTAACCAGAACCTGAGAGCTTCAGACAGGTTTATCGAAGATGGTTCGTATTTGCGCCTCAAGGTGTTAACTATTGGCTATACATTGCCAAGCTCGTTTAGCAATAAATTAAATATAAACCACTTGCGTTTTTATGTCGGTGGCAAAAACGTGCTTACGTTCACCAAATACTCAGGTTTTGATCCCGAGGTGGGATCTGGTGATAGCCGGTACAACCTCAGTCGTGGTATTGATGCACAGGCACCCTGGGGTTTAACATTTCCTAACACGCGTGAGATTTTTATAGGGACACAAATTACGTTTTAA
- a CDS encoding SusD/RagB family nutrient-binding outer membrane lipoprotein yields the protein MKNITSFLISAICITLACSCNKGFDALNVNPNNPTQLDAAFLFTNAEFSTYASIMETDATVVQQFVNPFTGVTSAFNFNQVNQTYTAQRWNGEYTGTNTGATSSAGPVQLLVQILSQLKGNSARTNLYNEARIWKAYQFMTLVDTYGDVPYSEAGQAYLGNILTPKYDNQAVIYTDLVNEITAATAALDPAKDIVKADVFYGGNVAQWKKLGYSLLLRIGMRYSKYDAAKAQTIVQAAFAGGVMASNADNCYLKYTTTFVNPVSQNLSTLTNTYYLAEPFVNQLKNSGDPRLKYISGKYPNPVSATSGVPDTTSANQFGLPIGYSSATLPNAPGYRGANGSGFNYSQINYTYLANLTAPQFFITYAQTQLLLAEAAFRGWIPGGSTPDVYYANGIRGAMDQWTTYNASAIIPLATENSFINNPVNAYNAANALKLINTQYWIASWGNGPEAWANFRRSGFPALTPNPISGQSITGGFVRRYVYPTLELSANLANYQAAVADLGGADNMDTRIFWDK from the coding sequence ATGAAAAATATAACCAGTTTTTTAATTTCAGCAATCTGCATTACCCTGGCGTGCAGTTGCAATAAAGGATTTGATGCCTTAAATGTCAATCCAAACAACCCCACACAACTTGATGCCGCGTTTTTATTTACCAATGCTGAATTTAGTACATACGCGTCCATTATGGAAACGGATGCAACAGTTGTGCAGCAATTTGTCAACCCATTTACCGGCGTAACCTCGGCTTTTAATTTCAACCAGGTTAATCAAACGTACACGGCGCAAAGATGGAATGGCGAGTATACAGGTACCAATACAGGTGCTACATCGTCTGCCGGCCCGGTACAGCTACTGGTTCAGATATTAAGCCAACTGAAAGGAAATTCCGCCCGTACCAACTTATATAACGAGGCCAGGATATGGAAAGCCTATCAATTTATGACCCTGGTTGATACATACGGAGACGTACCCTACAGCGAAGCAGGTCAGGCTTATCTGGGCAACATACTTACGCCAAAATACGATAACCAAGCAGTTATTTACACAGATCTTGTTAATGAAATAACCGCCGCGACTGCCGCGCTCGACCCTGCGAAAGACATTGTTAAGGCAGATGTATTTTATGGAGGCAATGTAGCCCAATGGAAAAAATTGGGATACTCGTTATTATTACGTATCGGCATGCGGTATTCAAAATACGACGCGGCAAAAGCGCAAACCATTGTGCAAGCCGCTTTCGCAGGCGGGGTAATGGCCTCCAACGCCGATAACTGCTATTTAAAATACACTACAACCTTTGTTAACCCAGTTAGTCAAAATCTTTCAACACTAACTAATACTTACTACCTGGCGGAGCCTTTTGTAAACCAATTGAAAAACTCGGGCGATCCGCGACTGAAGTATATATCCGGTAAATATCCCAACCCGGTTTCTGCAACAAGCGGCGTACCCGACACCACATCTGCCAATCAGTTTGGTTTGCCGATAGGGTATAGTAGCGCTACCTTACCAAATGCACCTGGTTACCGGGGCGCAAATGGCTCGGGTTTCAATTACTCGCAAATAAATTATACTTACTTAGCAAATTTAACAGCGCCTCAGTTTTTTATCACCTATGCGCAAACACAATTACTGTTGGCAGAAGCCGCTTTCAGAGGATGGATACCCGGCGGAAGCACTCCGGATGTTTATTATGCTAATGGCATACGCGGGGCCATGGATCAATGGACAACCTATAACGCGTCTGCCATAATTCCTTTAGCTACAGAAAACTCCTTTATCAATAATCCGGTTAATGCTTACAATGCTGCAAATGCCTTGAAATTGATTAATACTCAATACTGGATAGCATCGTGGGGTAATGGCCCCGAAGCATGGGCCAACTTCAGGCGCAGTGGTTTCCCTGCGCTAACGCCTAACCCTATTTCAGGTCAAAGTATTACAGGCGGATTTGTTCGCCGGTACGTTTACCCTACACTGGAGCTATCGGCTAATCTTGCTAACTACCAGGCCGCAGTGGCTGATCTGGGTGGGGCAGATAATATGGATACCCGCATTTTTTGGGATAAGTAG
- a CDS encoding glycoside hydrolase family 3 C-terminal domain-containing protein, translated as MKILSKICILVATMLPFAVIAQTSDYPYQNYHLDFTTRVNDLVKRMTLEEKVSQMLNSSPAIPRLKIPAYDWWNEVLHGVARTPFKVTVYPQAIAMAATFDRQSLNQMADYAALEGRAVHNKALQMRKPGEKYLGLTYWTPNINIFRDPRWGRGQETYGEDPFLTGAMGSAFVSGLQGNDPKYLKAAACAKHYAVHSGPEPLRHVFNADISTYDLWDTYLPAFKKLVVDDKVAGVMCAYNAFKTQPCCGSDLLMVDILRNQWKFSGYVTSDCGGIDDFFKNHKTHATAEDASTDAVLHGTDIECGTDAYKSLVAAVKEGKISETQIDISVKRLFMIRFRLGMFDPSDVVKYAQTPVSVLESPEHQAHALKMARQSVVLLKNANHTLPLSKTIRKIVVLGPNADNPIAILGNYNGTPSNLTTVYQGIRQKLPQAEVVYEKAVNFTNDTMLVYTDVAQQYHIDGHQGFRAEYFNNRELKGSPVVRYEEAVAHAWQEGEEVTGSIKATDFSARYSTTFSAVKESSITFEVEGDDGYRLMVDGKEVLNAWTRNRWGPKQFKLATEPGKSYQISLEFWQGDGKANIRFSAGNYKKTDVAALVKRVADADAIVYVGGISPQLEGEEMQVNYPGFNGGDRTSIQLPAAQTNLMKTLQATGKPVVFVMMTGSALATPWEAENIPAIVNAWYGGQAAGTAVADVLFGDYNPAGRLPVTFYKSDTDLPDFTDYSMTNRTYRYFKGIPLYGFGYGLSYTQFKYDKLIVPATVKSGKAIHLSVTVTNSGQIAGDEVVQIYMKHHSQRIKVPLKALKGFARVYLKAGERRTLNFILSPDDLAVTSSNGGLVPIKGKITISAGGSQPDEHNVTSGNIVKQTVTML; from the coding sequence ATGAAAATACTTTCAAAAATTTGCATTCTGGTAGCGACTATGCTGCCTTTTGCTGTAATTGCCCAGACATCAGATTATCCCTATCAAAATTATCACCTTGATTTTACTACACGGGTTAACGACCTGGTGAAGCGGATGACCCTGGAAGAGAAGGTAAGCCAGATGCTTAATTCTTCGCCAGCCATTCCAAGGCTTAAAATCCCGGCTTATGATTGGTGGAACGAGGTTTTACATGGAGTAGCCAGAACGCCGTTTAAAGTGACGGTATACCCGCAGGCCATTGCTATGGCCGCCACATTTGACAGGCAATCATTAAATCAAATGGCGGACTATGCTGCCCTGGAAGGGAGGGCCGTACATAATAAAGCTTTGCAAATGCGCAAACCCGGAGAAAAGTACCTGGGCTTAACCTATTGGACCCCGAATATCAACATCTTTCGTGACCCGCGCTGGGGGCGCGGACAGGAAACTTATGGCGAGGACCCTTTTTTAACCGGCGCAATGGGTAGTGCCTTTGTCAGTGGTCTGCAGGGCAACGATCCTAAATATTTAAAAGCGGCAGCATGTGCCAAACATTATGCCGTACACAGCGGCCCCGAACCGTTAAGACATGTTTTTAATGCTGATATTAGTACCTACGACCTATGGGATACCTATTTGCCAGCCTTTAAAAAACTGGTGGTTGATGATAAAGTGGCCGGGGTAATGTGCGCTTATAACGCATTTAAAACACAACCCTGCTGTGGAAGCGACCTGCTTATGGTAGATATATTGCGCAATCAATGGAAGTTTTCTGGTTATGTAACGTCAGACTGCGGTGGCATTGATGATTTTTTTAAAAACCATAAAACACATGCTACCGCCGAAGATGCTTCTACTGATGCCGTATTGCATGGTACAGACATTGAATGTGGTACAGACGCGTATAAATCATTGGTGGCGGCAGTAAAAGAAGGGAAAATATCCGAAACACAAATTGATATTTCTGTAAAGCGTTTGTTTATGATCCGCTTCAGGCTGGGTATGTTTGATCCGTCCGATGTAGTAAAATACGCGCAAACACCGGTTTCTGTTTTAGAAAGCCCCGAACATCAGGCACATGCGCTTAAAATGGCCAGGCAATCTGTCGTATTGCTAAAAAATGCCAATCATACCCTACCCTTAAGTAAAACCATCCGGAAAATAGTGGTGCTGGGGCCTAACGCAGATAACCCGATAGCCATATTAGGAAATTATAACGGTACGCCATCTAATTTAACAACTGTTTACCAGGGTATCAGGCAAAAGCTGCCACAGGCGGAAGTGGTGTACGAAAAAGCCGTTAATTTTACAAACGATACGATGCTTGTTTATACTGACGTTGCGCAGCAATATCACATAGACGGGCATCAGGGTTTCCGTGCCGAATATTTTAATAACCGAGAATTAAAGGGCAGCCCTGTGGTACGATATGAGGAAGCAGTAGCCCACGCCTGGCAAGAAGGAGAGGAGGTAACCGGCAGTATTAAAGCGACAGATTTTTCTGCCAGATACAGTACCACTTTTTCGGCGGTGAAGGAAAGCAGTATCACCTTTGAAGTGGAAGGGGATGATGGCTACCGCCTGATGGTTGACGGGAAAGAAGTTTTAAATGCCTGGACAAGAAATCGTTGGGGACCAAAGCAGTTTAAACTGGCTACCGAGCCGGGAAAATCCTATCAAATTAGCCTGGAGTTTTGGCAGGGTGATGGTAAAGCCAACATCAGGTTTAGTGCCGGAAATTATAAAAAAACGGATGTTGCAGCATTAGTTAAACGTGTTGCGGACGCTGATGCTATAGTTTATGTAGGTGGCATTTCTCCGCAACTTGAAGGTGAAGAGATGCAAGTTAATTATCCTGGATTTAACGGCGGCGACAGAACTTCAATTCAACTACCCGCCGCGCAAACCAATTTAATGAAAACATTACAGGCAACAGGCAAACCGGTAGTTTTTGTGATGATGACCGGCAGCGCCCTGGCTACCCCATGGGAGGCAGAAAATATCCCGGCCATTGTTAACGCCTGGTACGGCGGGCAAGCGGCGGGCACAGCCGTGGCCGATGTGCTTTTTGGCGACTATAATCCGGCAGGCCGCCTGCCTGTTACTTTTTACAAAAGTGATACCGACCTTCCCGATTTTACCGACTATTCGATGACTAACCGCACCTATCGCTATTTTAAGGGCATACCTTTATACGGTTTTGGATACGGCTTAAGTTATACCCAATTTAAATATGACAAGCTGATTGTACCTGCAACGGTTAAATCAGGCAAAGCAATACATTTAAGTGTAACGGTTACCAATAGCGGGCAAATAGCTGGCGATGAAGTGGTTCAAATCTACATGAAACACCATAGCCAGCGGATTAAAGTGCCGCTGAAAGCGTTGAAAGGCTTTGCCCGTGTCTATCTTAAAGCTGGCGAACGGCGCACGTTAAATTTCATCCTTTCGCCAGACGATTTGGCCGTAACCAGTTCAAATGGAGGCTTGGTACCAATCAAGGGTAAAATAACAATTAGTGCAGGCGGCTCCCAGCCCGACGAGCATAACGTGACGTCAGGTAACATCGTAAAGCAAACTGTTACAATGTTGTAA